A section of the Triticum dicoccoides isolate Atlit2015 ecotype Zavitan chromosome 7A, WEW_v2.0, whole genome shotgun sequence genome encodes:
- the LOC119329350 gene encoding uncharacterized protein At2g39910-like: MPPPSTAAASAALRREDLLRVASPLRSLLAAAPYAPPEGSDTSIKSLLASLLPSTSEPQTGGTGKEAVDLLLLCAAARAASAEAPALHWVPEVLSKAAAAAMEEMAAMGGWAGIGEMLVAMMPEAVPPLKAVLKDTGVDANDDMMMIGAVKPPKEHAFVAAHQFRWLLSQVNYPKLGDLCWLVIPCALTALDHWSPDVKEQGMISFMHIAKNVKATELSLYEDAILDACCHNIPADDELWYRVVEVSVLLLTCTQRSNPRSPWYDRVLSEMLGHLERQPLNKERRVAWLTLIGPVFDSMGLFLLAHFRLLFSLFFQWIHADDDRTVLLVLERVHTVIKLTWIRKSPYTSRLVDELVLLYKESATRKSREMMRNHIMEILMLLQKCKGQQFEEAWKKHEADLDLTLLLSRFKELCTEDGSLDI, from the exons ATGCCGCCGCCCTCCACAGCCGCCGCTTCGGCGGCCCTCCGCCGCGAGGACCTCCTCCGCGTCGCCTCCCCGCTCCGCTCTCTGCTCGCCGCGGCGCCCTACGCGCCCCCCGAAGGCTCCGACACCTCCATCAAATCCCTCCTCGCCTCTCTCCTCCCGTCCACATCTGAGCCCCAGACGGGCGGGACCGGCAAGGAGGCCGTGGACCTGCTCCTCctctgcgccgccgcccgcgcggccTCCGCGGAGGCCCCCGCGCTGCACTGGGTCCCGGAGGTGCTCTCCAAGGCGGCCGCCGCCGCGATGGAGGAGATGGCGGCGATGGGCGGGTGGGCCGGCATCGGGGAGATGTTGGTGGCCATGATGCCGGAGGCAGTGCCCCCGCTGAAGGCCGTGCTGAAGGATACAGGCGTGGACGCCAATGATGACATGATGATGATTGGCGCCGTGAAGCCGCCCAAGGAGCACGCCTTTGTCGCCGCGCACCAGTTCCGGTGGCTGTTGTCTCAG GTTAATTACCCCAAGCTTGGCGATCTGTGCTGGTTAGTCATTCCATGTGCTTTGACGGCATTGGATCATTGGTCACCCGACGTTAAG GAACAAGGAATGATTAGCTTCATGCACATAGCAAAGAATGTGAAAGCAACAGAATTAAGTTTGTATGAAGATGCAATACTTGACGCGTGTTGCCATAACATTCCTGCAGATGATGAGTTATGGTATCGTGTTGTTGAGGTATCAGTGCTGCTCTTGACTTGCACTCAGAGAAGTAATCCACGTAGCCCTTG GTACGACCGTGTGCTTTCTGAGATGCTGGGCCACCTGGAACGGCAACCACTAAACAAAGAACGTCGTGTTGCATGGCTTACCCTTATCGGACCGGTTTTCGATTCTATGGGACTCTTCCTATTGGCACATTTTCGTCTCCTGTTCTCTCTCTTTTTCCAATGGATACATGCTGATGATGATAGAACAGTTCTTCTG GTTTTAGAACGAGTTCATACAGTTATTAAGCTTACCTGGATCAGGAAGTCACCCTACACTTCAAG GCTGGTGGATGAGCTTGTTCTTTTGTATAAAGAGTCAGCCACACGGAAGAGCCGTGAGATGATGAGAAATCACATAATGGAAATACTCATGCTACTCCAGAA ATGCAAGGGGCAGCAGTTTGAGGAAGCTTGGAAGAAGCATGAAGCTGATCTAGATTTAACATTGTTGCTATCCCGTTTCAAAGAACTTTGCACTGAAGATGGTTCGCTAGATATTTGA
- the LOC119329351 gene encoding acetylajmalan esterase-like, with translation MASSAAFLLLVAAALHVCCCRGQGGGEGAVAAIYSLGDSITDTGNLAKEAPPGAFETIKHLPYGVTFGRPTGRCSDGLLMIDFLAQDMGLPFLNPYLAKNTSFDHGVNFAVAGATAMDPDDQSNRTFSLKLQLRWFKDFMKSTFDTDEEIRKRLQSSLVLVGEIGGNDYNYAFFGNKSVSEVEKLIPAVVHTIIDATKEVLDMGASRVIVPGNFPIGCFPSYLTAMASPEQSAYDSAGCLNDLNLFAAKHNAQLQRAVAGLRESYPDAAIAYADYFNSFLGLLKGATALGFDENSTHTACCGAGGRYNYDERRMCGVEGTAACADPSAYVSWDGIHMTQAAYKAMFRLIYHGRYLQPQILSFLEEKNGQT, from the exons ATGGCTTCCTCGGCagctttcctcctcctcgtcgctgctGCTCTGCACGTGTGTTGCTGCCGcgggcaaggcggcggcgagggcgcggtGGCGGCGATCTACAGCCTCGGCGACTCCATCACGGACACGGGCAACCTGGCCAAGGAGGCGCCGCCGGGCGCCTTCGAGACCATCAAGCACCTCCCCTACGGCGTCACCTTCGGCCGCCCCACCGGCCGATGCTCCGACGGCCTCCTCATGATCGACTTCCTCG CTCAGGACATGGGCCTCCCGTTCCTCAACCCTTACCTGGCCAAGAACACGAGCTTCGACCACGGCGTCAACttcgccgtcgccggagccacCGCCATGGACCCCGACGACCAGTCCAACCGGACCTTCTCCCTCAAGCTGCAGCTCCGGTGGTTCAAGGACTTCATGAAGTCCACCTTCGACACCGACGAAg AAATTCGCAAAAGGCTCCAATCTTCTCTGGTTCTGGTCGGGGAGATCGGAGGAAATGACTACAACTACGCGTTCTTCGGGAACAAGTCTGTCAGTGAGGTGGAGAAACTAATCCCAGCCGTGGTTCATACCATCATCGACGCCACCAAG GAAGTGCTGGACATGGGCGCGAGCAGAGTCATCGTCCCGGGCAACTTCCCCATCGGGTGCTTCCCGAGCTACCTCACCGCGATGGCCTCGCCGGAGCAGTCGGCCTACGACTCCGCGGGCTGCCTCAACGACCTTAACCTCTTCGCCGCCAAGCACAACGCGcagctccagcgagccgtcgccggcCTCAGGGAGTCGTACCCCGACGCGGCCATCGCCTACGCCGACTACTTCAACTCCTTCCTCGGCCTCCTCAAGGGTGCCACGGCGCTCGGCTTCGACGAGAATAGCACGCACACGGCATGCTGCGGCGCCGGCGGCAGGTACAACTACGACGAGAGGCGGATGTGCGGCGTGGAGGGGACGGCGGCGTGCGCGGACCCGTCGGCGTACGTGAGCTGGGACGGCATCCACATGACGCAGGCGGCGTACAAGGCCATGTTCAGGCTCATCTACCACGGGAGGTACCTGCAGCCGCAGATACTCAGCTTCCTGGAGGAGAAAAATGGGCAGACATGA